The Burkholderia cepacia genome includes a region encoding these proteins:
- a CDS encoding ABC transporter permease, with the protein MSDAVPATPTVAAVTPDAGRGAAWRRAPHALVAAALLGPLAILLPLGFTLYRAATFGVDDAIELLWRPLVGELLVNTLLITLAATLTCAVLGTAVAWCVERTTLPLRPLWAALAAAPLAVPPFVTSYAWVSLSLDLQDFLGALIVLTSAYFPLVYLPVAAALRELDPALEESARTLGCSPWHTFFRVVLPQLRPALCGGMLLVALGVLSEFGAFQLLRFRTFTTEIYAEYRTAFDGGGASLLGCVLIALCLVCVAVEARVRGRARYGLTHRAARRAALRYELGAWRGVAVAGFVALTSATLGVPLAMIGYWLTQQGAAAVTPADVSPELLWQAALASSGYGLAGATLTTLLALPLAFLLARFPGRVATTFERIVMTVQGVPGIVVALALVSLTVRLVEPLYQSAPMLIGAYAILFLPLAVVSVRAALSHVQVRLEETARALGLGWRATLARVVLPLAAPGLGAAATMVFISVVTELNATLLLSPIGTRTLATQVWSDTATLAFAAAAPYAALLVALSLGASIVLFLLLGRASVRA; encoded by the coding sequence ATGAGCGACGCCGTTCCCGCCACGCCCACCGTCGCCGCCGTCACGCCCGACGCCGGTCGCGGCGCGGCATGGCGGCGCGCGCCGCACGCGCTCGTCGCGGCCGCGCTGCTCGGGCCGCTCGCGATCCTGTTGCCGCTCGGCTTCACGCTGTACCGCGCGGCCACCTTCGGCGTCGACGATGCGATCGAGCTGCTGTGGCGCCCGCTCGTCGGCGAGTTGCTTGTCAACACGCTGCTGATTACGCTCGCGGCAACGCTCACCTGCGCGGTGCTCGGCACGGCCGTCGCGTGGTGCGTCGAACGCACGACGCTGCCGTTGCGGCCGCTGTGGGCCGCGCTGGCGGCCGCGCCGCTCGCGGTGCCGCCGTTCGTCACGAGCTACGCGTGGGTATCGCTGAGCCTCGACCTGCAGGATTTCCTCGGCGCGCTGATCGTGCTGACCTCCGCGTACTTCCCGCTCGTCTACCTGCCGGTGGCCGCCGCGCTGCGCGAACTCGACCCCGCGCTGGAGGAAAGCGCGCGCACGCTCGGCTGCTCGCCGTGGCATACCTTCTTCCGCGTCGTGCTGCCGCAGTTGCGCCCCGCGCTGTGCGGCGGGATGCTGCTCGTCGCGCTCGGCGTGCTGTCCGAGTTCGGCGCCTTCCAGTTGCTGCGCTTTCGCACGTTCACGACCGAGATCTATGCGGAATACCGCACCGCGTTCGACGGCGGCGGCGCCTCGCTGCTCGGCTGCGTGCTGATCGCGCTGTGCCTCGTCTGCGTGGCCGTCGAAGCGCGCGTGCGCGGCCGCGCGCGCTACGGGCTCACGCATCGCGCGGCGCGCCGCGCCGCACTGCGTTACGAGCTCGGCGCATGGCGCGGCGTCGCCGTCGCGGGCTTCGTCGCCCTCACGTCCGCGACGCTCGGCGTGCCGCTCGCGATGATCGGCTACTGGCTCACGCAACAGGGCGCGGCCGCCGTCACGCCGGCCGACGTGTCGCCCGAGCTGCTGTGGCAGGCCGCGCTCGCGTCGTCCGGCTACGGTCTCGCCGGCGCCACGCTGACGACGCTGCTCGCGCTGCCGCTCGCGTTCCTGCTGGCGCGCTTTCCGGGCCGCGTCGCAACGACGTTCGAGCGCATCGTGATGACCGTGCAGGGCGTGCCGGGCATCGTCGTCGCGCTCGCGCTGGTCTCGCTGACGGTGCGGCTCGTCGAGCCGCTGTACCAGAGCGCGCCGATGCTGATCGGCGCGTACGCGATCCTGTTCCTGCCGCTCGCGGTCGTCAGCGTGCGCGCCGCGCTGTCGCACGTGCAGGTCCGGCTCGAGGAAACCGCGCGCGCGCTCGGCCTCGGCTGGCGCGCGACGCTCGCGCGCGTGGTGCTGCCGCTCGCCGCGCCCGGCCTCGGCGCGGCCGCGACGATGGTGTTCATCTCGGTCGTGACGGAACTCAACGCGACGCTGCTGCTGTCGCCCATCGGCACCCGCACGCTCGCGACGCAGGTGTGGAGCGACACGGCGACGCTCGCGTTCGCCGCCGCGGCGCCCTATGCGGCGCTGCTCGTCGCGCTGTCGCTCGGCGCGTCCATCGTCCTGTTCCTGTTGCTCGGCCGGGCCTCCGTGCGCGCGTGA
- a CDS encoding quinol oxidase, translating into MWRTARILLLALAAGAAGMGAARAADDAPVRVPVDADGVQRVAIVGGSYFFRPNHVIVKARVPVELMVSKEAGLTPHSFEIDAPQAGIAVRTELSTTPKTFRFTPAQPGRFAYYCTHRLLFFSSHRERGMEGVLDVEAAP; encoded by the coding sequence ATGTGGCGGACGGCCCGAATCCTGTTGCTTGCGCTGGCGGCCGGCGCGGCCGGCATGGGCGCCGCGCGCGCCGCCGACGATGCGCCGGTGCGCGTGCCCGTCGACGCCGATGGCGTGCAGCGGGTCGCGATCGTCGGCGGCAGCTATTTCTTCCGGCCGAACCACGTGATCGTGAAGGCCCGCGTCCCGGTCGAGCTGATGGTGTCGAAGGAGGCCGGGCTGACGCCGCACAGCTTCGAAATCGATGCGCCGCAGGCCGGCATCGCGGTGCGCACCGAGTTGTCGACCACGCCGAAGACGTTCCGCTTCACGCCGGCGCAGCCGGGCCGGTTCGCCTACTATTGCACGCATCGGCTGCTGTTTTTCAGCAGCCATCGCGAGCGCGGGATGGAAGGCGTGCTCGATGTCGAGGCGGCGCCGTGA
- a CDS encoding sigma-70 family RNA polymerase sigma factor, which yields MSYESDLLVWLPHLTRYARALTGDRAWADDLVQDTLERALNRPPRDGGNLRAWLLTLLRHRFIDQLRARHEIAVDDATAPWQTMAAPAGEIGGLVLRDVQRALYRLPVEQREVLLLVALEELSYQEAAQVLAVPVGTVMSRLARARGQMRAMLSDEPSAHGTPRYG from the coding sequence ATGAGCTATGAATCGGACCTGCTGGTGTGGTTGCCGCATCTCACGCGCTATGCGCGCGCGCTGACGGGCGACCGCGCCTGGGCGGACGATCTCGTGCAGGACACGCTCGAGCGTGCGCTGAACCGCCCGCCGCGCGATGGCGGCAACCTGCGCGCGTGGCTGCTGACGCTGCTGCGGCACCGCTTCATCGACCAGTTGCGCGCGCGGCACGAGATCGCGGTCGACGATGCGACGGCGCCGTGGCAAACGATGGCCGCGCCGGCCGGCGAGATCGGCGGGCTGGTGCTGCGCGACGTGCAGCGCGCGCTGTACCGGTTGCCGGTCGAGCAGCGCGAGGTGTTGCTGCTGGTCGCGCTCGAGGAGCTGAGCTACCAGGAGGCCGCGCAGGTGCTGGCGGTGCCGGTGGGAACGGTGATGTCGCGCCTCGCACGGGCGCGCGGGCAGATGCGCGCGATGCTGTCGGACGAGCCGTCGGCGCACGGCACGCCGCGTTACGGGTGA
- a CDS encoding ABC transporter ATP-binding protein produces the protein MSELRIRGLSKSFGAHAVLHDIDLTVRRGSRLALLGPSGSGKTTLLRVLCGFERAERGTVEIDGRCVASADTHVAPERRRIGYVPQEGALFPHLSVADNIAFGLPRAARRRHHRVDELLEMVGLPASYANRAPQQLSGGQQQRVALARALAPEPSLVILDEPFSALDTSLRHETRSAVADALAAAGATSVLVTHDQPEAMTLGDEVAVMWHGRLVQTAAPQTLYRQPVTRDVASFVGQAVLLAGQVRDGRIACALGELPLVAPLPDGPADAMLRPEQIHVMPAALADTARGHTARVEAAQFAGQDADVFARLATAPDTLVRARVPGHRCPAVGERVALAVDGAVMAYAR, from the coding sequence ATGAGCGAACTCCGAATCCGCGGCCTCTCCAAGTCGTTCGGCGCGCACGCGGTGCTGCACGACATCGACCTCACGGTGCGGCGTGGCTCGCGGCTCGCGCTGCTCGGCCCGTCCGGCAGCGGCAAGACCACCCTGCTGCGCGTGCTGTGCGGCTTCGAGCGCGCCGAGCGCGGCACCGTCGAAATCGACGGCCGCTGCGTCGCATCGGCCGACACGCACGTCGCGCCCGAGCGGCGGCGCATCGGCTACGTGCCGCAGGAAGGCGCGCTGTTTCCGCACCTGTCGGTGGCCGACAACATCGCGTTCGGGCTGCCGCGCGCGGCGCGGCGGCGCCATCATCGCGTCGACGAACTGCTCGAGATGGTCGGGCTGCCGGCATCGTATGCGAACCGCGCGCCGCAGCAACTGTCCGGCGGCCAGCAGCAGCGCGTCGCGCTCGCCCGCGCGCTCGCGCCAGAGCCGTCGCTCGTGATCCTCGACGAACCGTTCTCCGCGCTCGACACGTCGCTGCGCCACGAAACGCGCAGCGCGGTCGCGGATGCGCTCGCCGCGGCGGGCGCGACATCGGTGCTCGTCACGCACGACCAGCCCGAGGCGATGACGCTCGGCGACGAAGTAGCGGTGATGTGGCACGGCCGGCTCGTCCAGACGGCGGCGCCGCAGACGCTGTACCGGCAGCCGGTCACGCGCGACGTCGCATCGTTCGTCGGGCAGGCCGTGCTGCTGGCGGGACAGGTACGCGACGGCCGCATCGCATGCGCGCTCGGCGAACTGCCGCTCGTCGCGCCGCTGCCCGACGGGCCGGCCGACGCGATGCTGCGTCCCGAGCAGATCCACGTCATGCCGGCGGCGCTTGCCGACACCGCGCGCGGCCATACGGCGCGCGTCGAAGCCGCGCAGTTCGCGGGCCAGGACGCTGACGTGTTCGCGCGTCTCGCCACCGCGCCCGACACGCTCGTGCGTGCGCGGGTGCCCGGCCATCGCTGTCCGGCGGTCGGCGAGCGCGTCGCGCTCGCGGTCGACGGCGCGGTGATGGCGTACGCGCGCTGA
- a CDS encoding NAD(P)/FAD-dependent oxidoreductase — MDFDVIVLGAGIVGVSSALHLQDRGLRVALVDRRAPGEETSHGNAGLIERSSVVPYAFPRRLGTLLRYARNRSVDLYWDYRALPAYAGWLARFWRESSPQRLAAAARDLLPLVAASVVEHDALLARTDAQPLVHDGGWIEAFRSPALFDAETRVQQRVADAHGLRMTVLDARALRATEPGVGDAFCGAFHWRDPKTVSSPGGLTKAYARLFERDGGTFVLGDATTLAQERDGWSVDTAHGRIAARSAVVALGPWSDHVFAPLGYRIPLRAKRGYHMHYRPTRTPLAVPVCDTEEGFVVAPMEGDRLRLTTGVEIALRGAPPTGVQLARAEPLARDAFGIGERLDPEPWLGMRPCTPDMRPVVGPAPRHRHLWFAFGHCHHGLTLGPATGRLLAEMMTGAPTYIDPHPYRPARFG; from the coding sequence ATGGATTTCGACGTCATCGTTCTGGGGGCCGGCATCGTCGGCGTGTCGTCGGCGCTGCATCTGCAGGATCGCGGGTTGCGCGTCGCGCTCGTCGACCGGCGCGCGCCCGGCGAGGAAACGAGCCACGGCAATGCCGGGCTGATCGAACGCTCGTCGGTCGTGCCGTACGCGTTTCCGCGCCGGCTCGGTACTTTGCTGCGCTATGCGCGCAACCGCTCGGTCGATCTCTACTGGGACTACCGCGCGCTGCCCGCGTATGCCGGCTGGCTCGCGCGCTTCTGGCGCGAATCGTCGCCGCAGCGGCTCGCAGCCGCCGCGCGCGACCTGCTGCCGCTCGTCGCGGCGAGCGTCGTCGAGCACGACGCGCTGCTCGCGCGTACCGATGCGCAGCCGCTCGTGCACGACGGCGGGTGGATCGAAGCGTTCCGTTCGCCCGCGCTGTTCGATGCGGAAACGCGCGTGCAGCAGCGCGTGGCCGACGCGCACGGGCTGCGGATGACGGTGCTCGATGCACGTGCGTTGCGCGCGACGGAGCCCGGCGTCGGCGACGCTTTCTGCGGCGCATTCCACTGGCGGGACCCGAAGACCGTATCGAGCCCGGGCGGGCTGACCAAGGCCTACGCCCGGTTGTTCGAGCGCGACGGCGGCACGTTCGTGCTCGGCGACGCGACCACGCTTGCGCAGGAACGCGACGGCTGGAGCGTCGACACCGCGCATGGGCGGATCGCGGCCCGCTCGGCGGTGGTCGCGCTCGGGCCGTGGTCGGATCATGTATTCGCGCCGCTCGGCTACCGGATTCCGCTGCGCGCGAAGCGCGGCTACCACATGCACTACCGGCCGACGCGCACGCCGCTCGCCGTGCCCGTGTGCGATACCGAGGAAGGTTTCGTCGTCGCGCCGATGGAAGGGGACCGCCTGCGGCTCACGACCGGCGTCGAGATCGCGCTGCGCGGCGCACCGCCGACCGGCGTGCAGCTCGCGCGTGCGGAGCCGCTGGCGCGCGACGCGTTCGGCATCGGCGAGCGGCTCGATCCCGAGCCGTGGCTCGGGATGCGGCCGTGCACGCCCGACATGCGCCCGGTGGTCGGGCCCGCGCCGCGCCATCGCCACCTGTGGTTCGCGTTCGGCCATTGTCACCACGGGCTCACGCTCGGCCCCGCGACCGGGCGCCTGCTCGCTGAAATGATGACGGGCGCGCCGACCTATATCGATCCCCATCCGTACCGGCCTGCACGCTTCGGCTGA
- a CDS encoding anti-sigma factor family protein, producing MMDDSRKPSNEHDADASARLLSALLDGELSGRERNEMLERVQADPEEAERFAHYRAQRDALQALFPLPGAAPALFVQRRASWRRAVAAGLGGLAAGLLIGIALHAEWTTFSGTPAFAARADVAYAVYAIDRQHPVEIGASEPERLAAWLSERVGQPVRAPSLDEYGYALLGGRLLPGDAGPAAQLMYQRADGERVTLYATVFGGRSVAPRALVADGRRTYFWSDRGMGYALSGQGDERRLRELAIEACGALGGRTDAWKG from the coding sequence ATGATGGACGATTCGCGCAAGCCCTCGAACGAACACGACGCGGACGCGTCGGCCCGGCTGCTGTCCGCGTTGCTGGACGGCGAGCTGTCCGGGCGCGAGCGAAACGAGATGCTCGAGCGGGTGCAGGCCGATCCGGAGGAGGCCGAACGATTCGCGCATTACCGGGCGCAGCGCGACGCACTGCAGGCGCTGTTCCCGCTGCCGGGTGCCGCGCCCGCGCTGTTCGTGCAGCGCCGCGCATCGTGGCGTCGCGCCGTCGCGGCCGGTCTCGGCGGGCTCGCGGCCGGGCTGCTGATCGGCATCGCGCTGCATGCCGAATGGACGACGTTCAGCGGGACGCCGGCGTTCGCCGCGCGAGCGGATGTCGCGTACGCGGTGTACGCGATCGATCGCCAGCACCCGGTCGAAATCGGCGCGAGCGAGCCGGAGCGGCTCGCGGCGTGGCTGTCGGAACGCGTCGGCCAGCCGGTGCGCGCGCCGTCGCTCGACGAATACGGTTACGCGCTGCTCGGCGGCCGGCTGCTCCCGGGCGACGCGGGGCCGGCCGCGCAACTGATGTACCAGCGGGCGGACGGCGAGCGCGTGACGCTGTACGCGACCGTATTCGGCGGGCGCAGCGTGGCGCCGCGCGCGCTCGTCGCCGACGGCCGCCGCACCTACTTCTGGTCGGATCGCGGGATGGGCTACGCATTGTCCGGCCAGGGCGATGAACGGCGCCTGCGCGAACTCGCGATCGAAGCGTGCGGCGCGCTCGGCGGCCGGACCGACGCGTGGAAGGGGTGA
- a CDS encoding SRPBCC family protein, giving the protein MAEYRFSTTWRVDAPLAAVWDAIYQVDRWPDWWKGAVRTVEIEPGDARGVGALHRYTWKGALPYRLTFDMRVRRVEPRHALEGRASGAIEGDGCWSFAVDGERTIVRYDWHIRTHVRWMNRLEPLGRPLFRWNHDVVMRAGARGLAQLLGACVEADGRSFAPVAGACRACCADPQGGPAGRG; this is encoded by the coding sequence ATGGCGGAATATCGGTTCTCGACGACCTGGCGCGTCGACGCGCCGCTCGCGGCGGTGTGGGACGCGATCTACCAGGTCGACCGCTGGCCCGACTGGTGGAAGGGCGCCGTGCGCACCGTCGAGATCGAGCCGGGCGACGCGCGTGGCGTCGGCGCGCTGCACCGGTACACGTGGAAGGGCGCGCTGCCGTACCGGCTGACCTTCGACATGCGCGTGCGACGCGTCGAGCCGCGTCATGCGCTCGAAGGCCGCGCGAGCGGCGCGATCGAGGGCGACGGATGCTGGTCGTTCGCCGTCGACGGCGAACGCACGATCGTGCGCTACGACTGGCACATCCGCACGCACGTGCGCTGGATGAACCGGCTGGAGCCGCTCGGTCGGCCGCTGTTCCGATGGAATCACGACGTCGTGATGCGCGCAGGCGCGCGCGGGCTCGCGCAACTGCTCGGCGCCTGCGTCGAGGCGGACGGCCGGTCGTTCGCGCCGGTCGCCGGCGCGTGCCGCGCATGCTGTGCGGACCCGCAGGGCGGGCCGGCGGGCCGCGGCTGA
- a CDS encoding ornithine cyclodeaminase family protein yields the protein MTQTTPPLPLTVDEAAVRAALPSLDVLGTLRSMFASLAAARAVQPPQTLTLFPGQAGDFITYLGALADAQVFGAKLSPYVVTGGKPIVTAWTALMSMRTGQPLMWCDAGLLTVERTAGTTALAVDCLAPGDAKHLAVIGAGAVGLAHLRHTAGLRDWETIRVYSPALAGDAAMRAELARLDPRARPADSVDACVRDADVVMLCTSSGTPVLGDGMLTRPALVTSISTNVARAHEIPPAWLPDMDVYCDYRHTTPASAGEMQIATAEHGWRVERIAGDLPALVQRACPAPSRTRHAFFRSIGLGLEDIAIAHALYAHLTRA from the coding sequence ATGACGCAAACCACCCCGCCCCTGCCGCTGACCGTCGACGAAGCCGCGGTGCGCGCGGCCCTGCCGTCGCTCGACGTGCTCGGCACGCTGCGCAGCATGTTCGCGTCGCTTGCCGCGGCGCGCGCGGTGCAGCCGCCGCAGACGCTCACGCTGTTTCCCGGGCAGGCCGGCGACTTCATCACGTATCTGGGCGCGCTCGCCGATGCGCAGGTGTTCGGCGCGAAGCTGTCGCCGTATGTCGTGACGGGCGGCAAACCCATCGTCACCGCGTGGACCGCGCTGATGTCGATGCGCACGGGCCAGCCGCTGATGTGGTGCGACGCGGGCCTGCTGACCGTCGAGCGCACGGCCGGCACGACCGCGCTCGCGGTCGACTGTCTCGCGCCCGGCGACGCGAAGCATCTCGCGGTGATCGGCGCGGGCGCGGTCGGCCTCGCGCACCTGCGGCACACCGCGGGATTGCGCGACTGGGAGACGATCCGCGTGTACTCGCCCGCGCTCGCCGGCGACGCGGCGATGCGGGCCGAACTCGCGCGGCTGGACCCGCGTGCGCGGCCGGCCGACAGTGTCGACGCGTGCGTGCGCGACGCGGACGTCGTGATGCTGTGCACGTCGTCGGGCACGCCCGTGCTCGGCGACGGGATGCTCACGCGCCCCGCGCTCGTCACGTCGATCAGCACGAACGTCGCGCGCGCACACGAGATCCCGCCCGCCTGGCTGCCCGACATGGACGTGTACTGCGACTACCGGCACACGACGCCCGCGAGCGCCGGCGAGATGCAGATCGCGACGGCCGAGCACGGCTGGCGCGTCGAGCGCATCGCGGGCGACCTGCCGGCGCTCGTGCAGCGCGCGTGCCCGGCGCCGTCGCGCACGCGCCATGCGTTCTTCCGCTCGATCGGCCTCGGGCTCGAGGACATCGCGATCGCGCACGCGCTGTATGCGCACCTGACGCGCGCATGA
- a CDS encoding ABC transporter substrate-binding protein: MNWKLAFCAAAAFAGAAVTAHAEQTTLRFGIEAAYPPFESKTPAGQLQGFDVDIGNAVCAKLNMKCVWVENSFDGLIPALQARKFDAINSAMNITAKRKQSIDFTPAIYVVPIVMVAKHGSPLRPDVASLRGKHVGVLQGSSQEDFLKAHWASAGVAVVSYQDQDQIYADLVAGRLDAAVQEAQTAQDGFLDKPAGRDYQIVGEPLKDPATLGEGTGFGMRKNDKALQAKIVGALDALKKDGTLGALSQKYFKRDIVAK, encoded by the coding sequence ATGAACTGGAAGCTTGCCTTTTGCGCTGCCGCGGCCTTCGCGGGCGCGGCCGTCACGGCCCACGCGGAACAGACCACGTTGCGCTTCGGGATCGAAGCCGCCTATCCGCCGTTCGAGAGCAAGACGCCGGCCGGTCAGCTGCAGGGTTTCGACGTCGACATCGGCAACGCGGTGTGCGCGAAGCTGAACATGAAGTGCGTGTGGGTCGAGAATTCGTTCGACGGCCTGATTCCGGCGCTGCAGGCGCGCAAGTTCGACGCGATCAATTCGGCAATGAACATCACCGCGAAGCGCAAGCAGAGCATCGACTTCACGCCGGCGATCTACGTGGTGCCGATCGTGATGGTCGCGAAGCACGGCTCGCCGCTGCGGCCCGACGTCGCGAGCCTGCGCGGCAAGCACGTCGGCGTGCTGCAGGGTTCGTCGCAGGAGGATTTCCTGAAGGCGCACTGGGCCAGCGCGGGCGTGGCCGTCGTGTCGTACCAGGATCAGGACCAGATCTATGCCGATCTCGTCGCGGGTCGTCTCGACGCGGCCGTGCAGGAAGCGCAGACCGCGCAGGACGGTTTCCTCGACAAGCCGGCCGGCCGCGATTACCAGATCGTCGGCGAGCCGCTGAAGGATCCGGCGACGCTCGGTGAAGGCACGGGCTTCGGGATGCGCAAGAACGACAAGGCGCTGCAGGCGAAGATCGTCGGCGCGCTCGACGCGCTGAAGAAGGACGGCACGCTCGGCGCGCTGTCGCAGAAGTACTTCAAGCGCGACATCGTCGCAAAGTAA
- a CDS encoding iron ABC transporter substrate-binding protein, protein MKTSPVSRPLRHLIAAAAAALMLTGALHATRTHAATLTLYNAQHEQVVNQLVKDFEAQSGISVKVRSGEGPALAAQIVAEGDRTPADVYFTENSPELVLLDRKGLFAKVDADALKAVPARFNPADGNWVGVLARENVLVYNTAKIQQQQLPASLLDLAKPEWKGKVGVAPSDADFLPLVSAVLALHGEAATLQWLKGLKANAQIFDDDEGVTAAVNRGGVLTGIVNNYYWDRLHAELGDKSTRSAIHHFGHGDVGGAVNVSGAAVLKASKHQPEAQKFVAYLVSERAQKLMAGGHVSFEYPLHPGVAPDPILKPFNELSPPALTFEQLGDDSQAGKLLRQAGLL, encoded by the coding sequence ATGAAGACTTCACCCGTTAGCCGCCCGCTGCGGCACCTGATCGCCGCGGCGGCCGCCGCGCTGATGCTGACCGGCGCGCTGCACGCCACCCGCACGCATGCCGCGACGCTCACGCTGTACAACGCGCAGCACGAGCAGGTCGTGAACCAGCTCGTCAAGGACTTCGAAGCACAGAGCGGCATCTCCGTGAAGGTGCGCTCGGGCGAGGGCCCCGCGCTCGCCGCGCAGATCGTCGCGGAAGGCGACCGCACGCCGGCCGACGTGTACTTCACCGAAAACTCGCCTGAGCTCGTGCTGCTCGACCGCAAGGGCCTGTTCGCGAAAGTCGACGCCGACGCACTGAAGGCCGTGCCCGCGCGCTTCAACCCGGCCGACGGCAACTGGGTCGGCGTGCTCGCACGCGAGAACGTGCTCGTCTACAACACCGCGAAAATCCAGCAGCAACAGTTGCCCGCGTCGCTGCTCGATCTCGCGAAGCCCGAATGGAAGGGCAAGGTCGGCGTCGCGCCGAGCGACGCGGACTTCCTGCCGCTCGTGAGCGCGGTGCTCGCGCTGCACGGCGAGGCCGCGACGCTGCAATGGCTGAAGGGCCTGAAGGCCAACGCGCAGATCTTCGACGACGACGAAGGCGTGACGGCCGCCGTCAACCGCGGCGGCGTGCTGACCGGCATCGTCAACAACTACTACTGGGACCGCCTGCACGCCGAACTCGGCGACAAGTCGACGCGCAGCGCGATCCATCACTTCGGCCACGGCGACGTCGGCGGTGCCGTCAACGTGTCCGGCGCCGCGGTGCTGAAAGCGTCGAAGCACCAGCCGGAAGCGCAGAAGTTCGTCGCGTATCTCGTCAGCGAGCGTGCGCAGAAGCTGATGGCGGGCGGCCACGTCAGCTTCGAGTATCCGCTGCATCCGGGCGTCGCCCCCGATCCGATCCTGAAACCGTTCAACGAACTGAGCCCGCCGGCGCTGACGTTCGAACAGCTCGGCGACGACAGCCAGGCCGGCAAGCTGCTGCGTCAGGCCGGCCTCCTCTGA
- a CDS encoding LolA family protein gives MTADPVTVAQAHFEQASSYRATIRAWPRQGEHTEIRYAYRKPGYIRMDFVSPHHGAVLAYDPGDGKVRLRPFGAHAPPALTLSPSNPLVRDRSGHRVDRSDVGELLRNVHALQEGGVTVLQGEEAVGGRTALRVSVTGAPAHAVDGVHRYRLWLDTEDGFPLKVVSFADDGDVPLETVTLDDVEIDVAFPDHFFDP, from the coding sequence ATGACCGCCGATCCCGTGACCGTCGCGCAGGCGCATTTCGAGCAGGCGAGCTCGTACCGGGCGACGATCCGTGCGTGGCCGCGGCAGGGCGAGCATACCGAGATCCGCTACGCGTACCGCAAGCCCGGCTACATCCGGATGGATTTCGTGTCGCCGCATCACGGCGCGGTGCTCGCGTACGATCCCGGCGACGGCAAGGTGCGGCTGCGCCCGTTCGGCGCGCATGCGCCGCCCGCGCTGACGCTGTCGCCGTCCAATCCGCTCGTGCGCGACCGCAGCGGCCATCGGGTCGACCGGTCCGACGTCGGCGAACTGTTGCGCAACGTTCATGCGCTGCAGGAGGGCGGCGTGACCGTGCTGCAGGGCGAGGAGGCCGTCGGCGGCCGGACCGCGCTGCGCGTGTCGGTCACGGGCGCGCCCGCGCATGCGGTCGACGGTGTTCATCGCTACCGGCTGTGGCTGGATACCGAGGACGGTTTTCCGCTGAAGGTCGTCAGCTTCGCGGACGATGGCGACGTGCCGCTCGAAACCGTGACGCTCGACGACGTCGAGATCGACGTCGCGTTTCCCGATCATTTCTTCGATCCCTGA